The DNA segment CCAGATTGTCCTGCCCCAGTGCGGGCCGCCGCTGGCGACGCTGTCCATCCTCACGTTCCTGTCCTCCTGGAACAACTTCCTGTGGCCGTTGGTCGCGGCCCAGACCGAGGAGAAGTACACGCTGCCTGTAGCCCTGTCCCTCTACTCTACCGGTCAGAACGCCACGAACTACAGCGTCCTGCTCGCCGGAGCAGTATTGGTGGTCACCCCAATCCTACTTCTGTTCGTATTCCTGCAGCGCTACTTCATCCAAGGTGTCGCCGGAACGGGCATCAAATAGAAAGGCATGTCATGAAAGAACAATACGAGTTCCCGCCGGAATTCATTTGGGGCGCGTCCACAGCCGCGCATCAGATCGAGGGGAACAACGTTGCGAGCGACTGGTGGGCCAGGGAGCATGCCGAACGCACGGACCTCAACGAACCGTCTGGAGACGCGGCCGACAGCTACCATCGCTACGGCGAGGACATCAGAATGCTCGCCGACGCCGGATTGCGCATGTATCGCTTCTCCGTCGAATGGGCCCGCATCGAGCCTGCGGAGGGCTGCTTCTCCAAAGCGCAGCTGCTGCACTACCGCCATATGATCGACGTGTGCCATCAGAACGGTGTCGAGCCCATGGTCACGCTGAACCACATGACGCTGCCGCAGTGGCTTGCGGCCAAGGGCGGATGGCTCAACGCCGATGCCGTCGACTACTTCGCTCGGTACGTGCGGTACGTGATGACGATACTCCACGACGTCACCTGGGTATGCACCATCAACGAGCCGAACATGGTCGCGCTGACCCGTGGTGGGACCGAAGGCAGCGATTTCGCGGCCGCATCGCTACCCGCACCCGATCCGGACATCTCCGTCACGCTCGTCGAGGCGCACAGGAAGGCTCGGGAAATACTGTCCGGGAACCCTCGGATCAAGTCCGGATGGACCATCGCCTGCCAGGCGTTCCATGCCATGCCGGGATGCGAACGGGAGATGGAGGAATACCAGTATCCGCGCGAGGACTACTTCACCGAAGCCGCGGCCGGGGACGACTTTATTGGCGTGCAGGCCTATCTGAGGACTTTTATCGGCAAGGAAGGACCAGTGCCGGTCCCCGAGGACGCGGAACGCACCCTCACCGGCTGGGAGTATTTCCCGCCGGCGTTGGGCATCGCCATCCGGCACACATGGGACGTTGCCGGACACACGCCGATAATCGTCACCGAGAACGGCATCGCCACCGCGGACGACCGCCAGAGGATCGACTACACCTTCGACGCCATAGCCGGCATGCACGACGCGATGGACGATGGCATCGACGTGAGGGGATACCTCCACTGGTCGCTGCTCGACAACTACGAGTGGGGGTCGTTCGCTCCGACGTTCGGTCTGGCTTCCTGGACAAGGACACCTTCGAACGTCATCCGAAGCCATCCCTGGACTGGCTGGGGTCAATTGCGAGAACGGGGATCATGTCCAGATAGAAGGCCGTTGATTTCATTCTCCATTCCATTCCCATGAGAGGGCGTACGCTCCAAAGACGTGCGCCCTCTCATGGGAATGGAATGGAGAAGCCCGACTGCAGTCGTAGCGATCACGGGTCCATCCCCTGTACCGTGGACGGCGCACGATACCGTCATTCATGTCGATACTCCCCAAACAGTCTCTCCTTGCCGTCGTTGAATCATCCGCCTCGGCTCCATACATTTCTCATCAAAGTCCATGGAATTCCGATTGGGCTTCACCCCCATGAGAAACTTGTTCCGCTGCTATTTCTGTTGTCTGCCATTGGGAGCCGCCGTGCCAGTCTGGGAATCCGCTCGCACCTCGATTTAAGTTGGATATGGGTTTGCTTTCATTCATCTTTTTGGCTTTTGCTTCTAGGCTGCTGATTGGGTATTTGCGTTATTTACCTCGGTAGCGTCTGATCTGTCCGAGACCGTTTGTCTCGTTGGCGTTTATAAATCACGCTTATAGTTTCTCCATATAAAGATAAGATAGCGCGAAAGGCCTTTTGGGTTCATTCCTCAGATAGCATGCTTCTCATCAGCTGGATAGCTATGCTGAGAGGAAGGGACAATAAATGTCTAACAGCCTCATCAATAAGCGTATTGTAGCCGTGATTGCAGCGGCAGCATCC comes from the Bifidobacterium angulatum DSM 20098 = JCM 7096 genome and includes:
- a CDS encoding glycoside hydrolase family 1 protein, which translates into the protein MKEQYEFPPEFIWGASTAAHQIEGNNVASDWWAREHAERTDLNEPSGDAADSYHRYGEDIRMLADAGLRMYRFSVEWARIEPAEGCFSKAQLLHYRHMIDVCHQNGVEPMVTLNHMTLPQWLAAKGGWLNADAVDYFARYVRYVMTILHDVTWVCTINEPNMVALTRGGTEGSDFAAASLPAPDPDISVTLVEAHRKAREILSGNPRIKSGWTIACQAFHAMPGCEREMEEYQYPREDYFTEAAAGDDFIGVQAYLRTFIGKEGPVPVPEDAERTLTGWEYFPPALGIAIRHTWDVAGHTPIIVTENGIATADDRQRIDYTFDAIAGMHDAMDDGIDVRGYLHWSLLDNYEWGSFAPTFGLASWTRTPSNVIRSHPWTGWGQLRERGSCPDRRPLISFSIPFP